CGGTGGCCGCGAGCAGCGCCTCGACCAGCGTGGTCTTGCCGCTGCCGGCGTGCCCGACCACCACGACGTTGCGCACGTCGGAGGGCTGCTCGGCGACCTGCGCCGGAGCCTGTGAGACCTTCTCCCTGTCGCCGCGCGCCATGTCCGCCTCCTGTATCCGTGTCGGTTACTGCATTGTTTCCCGATCCCACACCCATCGGGCGTTCGGACACAAGACCGGCGTGCGCGTGTCGCCGCCGTCGAGCGCCGTGACGCCCACCGCTATCGTTAGCGCCATCATGGCGAAGATCCTCAGCGTGGTGGGCAAGGCCGGTACGGCCCGGCTGCTAGATCCTCTCAGCCGGGCGCTGCTCCGCGCGGGTGTCAGCCCGAATGCGGTGACCGTGGTGGGCACCCTGGGCGTGCTGGTGGGGGCCTTCGGCTTCGCGGCGCGCGGGCAGTTCGTCGCCGCCGTGTTGATCATCCTAGTGTGCGGCCTCACCGACGTGATGGACGGGGCGATGGCGCGGGCCCGCGGCAGCGCCAGCCGCTACGGCGCGCTGCTGGACTCGACCATGGACCGCATCGCCGACGGCGCGATCTTCGCGGGCATCATCTGGTGGTACGCCGGCACCGGCGACCGCCCGGCCCTGGCCGCGGCGCTGATCTGCCTGGTCGCCGGGCAGGTCGTGTCCTACGTCAAGGCGCGCGCCGAGGGCCTGGGCATGTCCTGCCACGTGGGCCTCGTCGAGCGCGCCGAGCGGCTGATCATCGTCGGGGTGGGCGCGCTGCTCACCGGCTTCGGCCTGGCCTGGGGCCTGCCCGCGTCGCTGTGGCTGCTCGCGGCCGGCTCCATCTTCACCGTCGGCCAGCGCATGTGGCACGTGCGCAGGCACGAGGCCGCCGGGGAGTCGGTGTGAACAAGGAGAGCTTGGTAGAGCTGGGCTACGCGGCCGGGTGGCGGCTGGTGCGGACCATGCCCGAGTCGGCCGCGGCGGCGCTGTTCCGGGCCGGTGCGGACCGGGCGGCGGCCAAGCGCGGCCCCGGCGTGCAGCGCCTGGCCCGCAACCTGAGCTGCGTGCTGGGCGAGCCCGCACCCGATTCGCTGGTACGCGACGCGATGCGCTCGTACGCCCGCTACTGGCTGGAGGCGTTCCGGCTGCCGTCGAAGTCGCGCGAGCAGTTGCGCGACGGCTTCCGGCTGCACGACTACGACAAGCTGGCCGCGGCGCACGCGGCGGGCACCGGCGCGATCGTGGCGCTGCCGCACGCGGGCAACTGGGACGCGGCCGGGGCCAGGGTGACCGCGAGCGGCCTGCCGCTGACCACGGTCGCCGAGCGGCTCAAGCCGGAGGGCGTCTACCGGCGCTTCCTCGCCTACCGCGAGCAGCTGGGCATGAACATCATCCCGGCCTCCGGCGGGCAGGGCTCGCCGATCGACATCCTGGCGGAGCGGCTCGCCCAGGCGCACATCGTGCCGCTGCTGGCCGACCGGGACCTGTCCAAGCGCGGCGTCGAGGTCGACTTCTTCGGTGGGCGCACCCGGATGCCGGCCGGCCCGGCGATGCTCGCGCTGCGCACCGGCGCGCCGCTGTTCGTGGTGGACATGTGGTACGAGCCGGACGCGGGCTGCGGCCGGGTGGTCGGCCCGCTGCCGGTGCCGGACGCCTCGGCGGGCTCCCTGGACACGCGGGTGCGGCTGCTGACCCAGCAGGTCGCCGACGGCCTGGCGCGCGGGATCGCGGCCCACCCGGCAGACTGGCACATGCTGCAGAAGCTGTGGCTGACCGAGCCGCCGATGAACGGCTCCGGGACGGCCCGCCGCGCGGTCGCCTCCGCCGGCGCCACCGACCCGGAGGAGTGACGTGCGGATCGGGATCGTCTGCCCGTACTCGCTGGACGTGCCGGGCGGGGTGCAGTTCCACGTGCGCGACCTCGCCGAGACGCTGATCGGGATGGGGCACGAGGTGAGCGTGCTGGCCCCCGCCGACGAGGATCAGCCGCTGCCGGACTACGTGGTGGCCGCCGGGCGGGCCGTGCCGGTGCCGTACAACGGCTCGGTGGCCCGGCTGAACTTCGGGCCGATCTCGGCCGCGCGGGTGCGCCGCTGGCTGCACCAGGGCGACTTCGACGTGCTGCACGTGCACGAGCCGCTCACCCCGAGCCTGTCGCTGCTGGCCGTGATGTCGGCGCGCGGCCCGGTGGTGGCCACCTTCCACACCGCGATCACCCGCTCCCGGGCGCTGGCGGCGGGCGCGCCGGTGGCGCGGGTGGTGCTGGAGCGCATCACCGGCCGCATCGCGGTCAGCGAGCTGGCCCGCCGGGTGCAGGTGGAGCACCTGGACGGCGGCGCGGTGGAGATCCCCAACGGGGTGTCCGTGGCGCACTTCGCCGACGCCGAGCCGCTGCCCGGCTGGCCGGGGGAGTGCGCGCCGGGCTCCGGCGGCACCGTCGGCTTCCTCGGCCGGTTCACCGAGCCGCGTAAGGGCTTCGACATCCTGGCCCGTGCGCTGGCCGACGTCATGCCGCAGCGGCCGGGGATGCGGCTGCTGGTGGCGGGGCCGGGCGACCTCGCCGAGATGGAGCTGCCGGCCGACGTCGCCGCCCGCACCACGTTCCTGGGCAAGGTCTCCGAGGAGGACAAGGCGCGCATGCTGCGCAGCGTCGACCTCTACAT
The Catellatospora sp. IY07-71 DNA segment above includes these coding regions:
- the pgsA gene encoding phosphatidylinositol phosphate synthase, whose amino-acid sequence is MAKILSVVGKAGTARLLDPLSRALLRAGVSPNAVTVVGTLGVLVGAFGFAARGQFVAAVLIILVCGLTDVMDGAMARARGSASRYGALLDSTMDRIADGAIFAGIIWWYAGTGDRPALAAALICLVAGQVVSYVKARAEGLGMSCHVGLVERAERLIIVGVGALLTGFGLAWGLPASLWLLAAGSIFTVGQRMWHVRRHEAAGESV
- a CDS encoding phosphatidylinositol mannoside acyltransferase; protein product: MNKESLVELGYAAGWRLVRTMPESAAAALFRAGADRAAAKRGPGVQRLARNLSCVLGEPAPDSLVRDAMRSYARYWLEAFRLPSKSREQLRDGFRLHDYDKLAAAHAAGTGAIVALPHAGNWDAAGARVTASGLPLTTVAERLKPEGVYRRFLAYREQLGMNIIPASGGQGSPIDILAERLAQAHIVPLLADRDLSKRGVEVDFFGGRTRMPAGPAMLALRTGAPLFVVDMWYEPDAGCGRVVGPLPVPDASAGSLDTRVRLLTQQVADGLARGIAAHPADWHMLQKLWLTEPPMNGSGTARRAVASAGATDPEE
- a CDS encoding glycosyltransferase family 4 protein — its product is MRIGIVCPYSLDVPGGVQFHVRDLAETLIGMGHEVSVLAPADEDQPLPDYVVAAGRAVPVPYNGSVARLNFGPISAARVRRWLHQGDFDVLHVHEPLTPSLSLLAVMSARGPVVATFHTAITRSRALAAGAPVARVVLERITGRIAVSELARRVQVEHLDGGAVEIPNGVSVAHFADAEPLPGWPGECAPGSGGTVGFLGRFTEPRKGFDILARALADVMPQRPGMRLLVAGPGDLAEMELPADVAARTTFLGKVSEEDKARMLRSVDLYIAPNTGGESFGMILTEAMAAGTAVVATDLDAFRRVLDGGRAGALFPNGDAGVLGQTISELLDDAERRQALAAHAGKVVAAYDWPVVASRVLEVYNSAIEACGETVSGAEEPAEW